AGGCGGGCTTACGTGTTGCTGTCGTTGAAAAATATGAACGAATTGGTGGAGGCTGTACACATTGGGGCACCATTCCATCAAAGGCACTGCGCCACAGTGTTAGCCAACTCATTGAGCTGAAAAATAATATTCTTTTTGATGATAATTATTTTCAAAAAAAATCATTCACCTTTGCTGACGCACTACGCCACAGCGAACAAGTGATTAATAAACAAGTTTCCATGCGCAGTAATTTTTATAAGCGCAATGGCTGTGATATACATTTTGGCAGCGCCTCCTTCGTCGATAACCATACCTTAACCATTACAAAACATGATGGCTCATCGGAGCTAATCAGCGCAAAAAATATCATTATCGCAACGGGCTCTCGCCCCTACCGACCTGATGATATCGACTTTACCGCCAACAACATCTACGACAGCGATACCATCTTATCGCTAAATTATCAGCCTAAAAACATCGCCATTTATGGTGCGGGTGTGATCGGTTGTGAGTATGCCTCTATATTCAGAGGGCTCGGTGTCAAAACAGATCTCATTAATACCCGTGACAGGCTGTTATCTTTTTTAGATACCGAAATGTCGGACGCTATCTCCTACCACTTTAGAAATTCTGGCATCATTCTGCGCCACGATGAAGAGTATGAAAGTGTCACATCGACGCAAAATGGCGTGGTGATCAGCTTTAAGTCAGGTAAGAAAATGAAAGCAGATTGCCTACTTTTTGCTAATGGTAGAACGGGCAACACGGATAATATGAATTTACAGGAAATTGGTTTGCAGCCCGATGGACGGGGTCAACTAGCTATCAATGAGCATTACCAAACCAGCGTCGATAATATCTACGCCATTGGCGACGTAATCGGTTACCCCAGCCTTGCGAGTGCGGCCTATGATCAAGGGCGCATTGCTGCACGCGTTATTTTAACGCGCGCAGGGCAGAAAAAATTAATCAAAGATATTCCAACGGGGATCTATACCATTCCTGAAATGAGCTCCGTAGGCAAAACTGAACAGATGTTAACCCAGCAGAAAGTCCCCTATGAAGTTGGTCGCGCCCAGTTTAAGGATTTAGCACGCTCGCAAATACTCGGCTCAGATGTTGGTAGTTTGAAAATTCTTTTCCATCGTGAGACGAAAGAGATCTTAGGCATACACTGCTTTGGTGAACGAGCCGCGGAAATTATCCATATCGGGCAGGCAATCATGGAGCAACAGGGGGAAGCAAACACGATTGAATATTTTGTTAACACCACCTTTAACTATCCCACCATGGCTGAGGCTTATCGGGTAGCCGCACTCAATGGATTAAACCGTCTATTTTAATCCCTATCAGGGAGAGTGCTACTCTCCCTAACTTTCTTCCTGTAACTTTTTCAATGTTAACAACAGTGCGCTAATACTGCGTGCCTCTTGAAAATCATCGCGCATTAATAACTCTTCCACCTTATTTAATGGCCACTTTATCACTTCAAGCGGTTCAGGCTCATCGCCCGCTAATTTTTCAGGATAAAGATCCGTTGCCATAAACAACGTCATCTCACTGCTAAAATAACTCGGTGCCATGGATACTTTTTTTAATTTGGTGAGAGAGCGAGTAGCGAAACCGACCTCTTCTTTTAATTCTCGATTAGCAGCAATTTCAGCCGTTTCACCTTGGTCAATCAACCCCTTGGGAAAACCAAGTTGGTATGAATGGGTGCCAGCAGCATATTCACGAATCAATAACAGTGTCTCTTTATCGAAAAAAGGGACAATTAACACCGCCCCTTGGTGCTGCCCTTGCATCCGTTCAAACTCACGTTGCACACCATTACTGAATTTTAGCTGTAGAGATTCAATTTTAAAAAATCGGCTGCTGGCCACCAATGTACATTTCAAAATTTCAGGTAATGACTGTTTCATGAAGCTTCCTTTATAATTCTCTACACAAATATCGGCAACTAAGGCATGAAGATATTCGCTGATTTGCATAAAATAACGTTTTACAGATAGATCATATGACGGTTAGTATTTTATTTCTATTACAGATGCTAATTGAAGTTATCTTTGGTAGCATCAATAAATTACGTTTTTAATGAGATAAAATCAAATGAGTGGCAAAATAATTCGTATCGCAACTCGCCATAGCCCATTGGCTATGTGGCAAGCTAACTTTGTCAAAGCGGAACTACAAAAATTCCATCCCGATTTAACGGTCGAACTGTTAGCGATGAAAACAAAAGGCGATAAAATTCTCGATACCCCTCTCGCCAAGGTTGGCGGTAAAGGGCTTTTTGTCAAAGAGTTAGAAGTTGCGATCTTAGAGGGGCGTGCCGATATCGCAGTCCATTCGATGAAAGATGTACCCGTTGATTTTCCCGAAGGTTTAGGGTTAACGGTGATCTGTAAACGAGAAGATCCTCGCGATGCCTTTGTCTCTAACAACTACACATGTTTAGAGGAACTCCCACAGGGTGCCATTGTCGGCACATCCAGTTTACGACGCCAATGCCAGTTACGTGCACAGCGTCCAGATCTGCAGATTAAAGATTTACGCGGCAATGTAAATACTCGTTTAGCGAAGCTTGATAACGGTGAGTACGATGCCATTATCTTAGCGGCAGCAGGGTTAATTCGTCTGCAAATGCAAGCGCGTATTGCCAGCGTTATTGAACCAGAGCAAAGTCTTCCCGCCGTTGGTCAGGGTGCCGTTGGTATCGAGTGCCGCCTTGATGACGCACAAACCATCGCACTGCTACAACCACTTGAAGACACGGTTACACGTTTACGTGTCTCTGCCGAGCGAGCCATGAATCTTGCGCTTCAAGGAGGATGCCAAGTCCCCATCGGTAGTTATGCCATTTTACAGGGTGAACAGCTATTTTTACGTGGGCTAGTGGGCAGTGTTGATGGCAAGGAGATTATCCGTAAAGAGATCACGGGCCACCAAGATGATGCTGAACAGTTAGGTCTAACATTGGCACAGCAATTACTCGATAGCGGCGCGAAACAGATATTAGCCGATGTTTATCAGCAAGAGATGTAATTCCCATGTCAACGCCACGCCTATTGGTGACTCGTTTCGAACCGCATGCTACACGTTTAGCAAACATACTCAAAGAGCATGGCATCTTTGCCCATGCTCAACCCTTATTAACAATGGCTGAAAGCACTGCCGATATTGATACCGTGGTGGCTAATAATCATGACCTGATTATCGCCGTCAGTGGCAATGCCGTAGATTATACGGATCTAGCATTAGCAGGCAAACCTTGGCCAATCGCAACTTATTTAGCCGTCGGCAACGGCACAAAAACCAAGCTAGAACAGGCCTGCAAACAAAACGTCATCGTGCCAGTACAAGGGTTTGATAGTGAAGGTCTGTTGGCTCTGCCCTGCCTGCAAAATGTAACATACCAGAAGGTGCTAATTTTACGCGGTGTCGGTGGACGAGAGTTACTTGCGGAACGCTTAATGGAGCGCGGCGCGTTTGTTAACTACTTTGAATCATATCAACGTATTGCGTTGCAATTAGACGCATTATCTTTAGTTAAACAATGGCAACAGGAAAATCTTAACGGTGCTATTATTAGTAGCGTTGAACTATTACAACGGCTATATGATATTGTGCCGGAAGCGGCTCGGCCTTGGTTAAAAACACTAACCATTTATGCACCTAGCGAACGTATTTTAAAGTATGCTATGTCAATGGGTTGGAGCTCTCGGAAATTACTTCCTAGCTTAGTTGATGAAGATATTCTCGCTTACTTTACTCAAGATAACTAAATTTTCTTACTGCTTTTTTAGACATGAGGGTCATTATGACTGTTAATAAAGACAATATAACCGATGGCGAAGCTCAACAGCAAACGACAACCATTGCGACCGCAAACTCCGACATGGCAAGTGGGCCGACAAAAAATCGCCTCGCTTTAGCCCTTGCCGGAGGCGCGCTGTTTTTAATGCTTATAATGATCCTCGCAGCGGGCTATTTCTATCAACAAAATCAAACAACAGTCAAACAGCTGCAAATACAACAAAGTAAATTTAACGAACAGTTATCACAACAACAAAGCGAAGAAGAACAAGCGCTAAAGTCCATTCAAGCTAACTTTTCTACGAAAGTAGAAAATATACAGGCGCAATTACAACAAACCAAAAATGAAAATAAAATATATAAGAGCGATATTCAGGCACTACAACGCAGTTTGTCAGAAAAAAATGTACGTCATCCCAACGATTGGGTTTTAGCGGAAGTTGAATACCTCGTCTCTTTAGCCGGTAGAAAAATCTGGTTAGAGCATGATATTGCTACGGCAATCGCCTTGCTATTAGCGGCAGACCAACGTGTTGTAGAGATGAATGATGCCAGCTTGAGTGGTTTACGTGCGGCATTGCTTGAAGATATTAATACCTTAGAAGCTCTGCCTAAACGCGATTTAGATGGGCTGGTACTTACCTTATCAAATTTAGAGCGACGCATTAATAAATTAGTGATCACCTCCATCTCTCTGCCCGATGCAACCAATAATGAAGATACTGTGTTATCGACTGATATTAATGATTGGCAAGAAAACATTAGCAAGTCTTGGACGACCTTTGTGGAAAACTTTATTGTCGTTAATAAAAGAGACAGTAAAATAGAAGCGTTACTTTCACCACAGCAAAGTTGGTATTTACGCGAAAGTCTTCGTAACAACCTATCTAAAGCAGAGTTTTCTGTCTATCGAGAACAGCAAAATATTTACGATATTGCGCTTAACAATGCCAATAAATTATTGAAAAACTATTTTGATTTAACTGACCATGCGACCAATCAATTTTATAACGCGGTTCAAGAATTAACAGCCAATAAGATTGCCATCTCCTACCCTGACCAGTTAAAAAGCACTGCGCTGCTCGCTAACATCATCCAACAACGCGCTAAAAAATCATTAGCAAGCAGCCGTATTACTGAGGGGGGTTAATTATGTTACGTCTATTTATCCTCATTTTAGTTTTGCTTGGAGGCTTACTCATTGGCCCCGATCTCAGCGATAATAAGGGCTACATTCTTATTTCTATTGATTCCTATACAACCTATGAAACAACGCTAATTAATGCCGCCATGATGGCTATTATTTTCTATTTTTTACTATTGTTCGCAGAATGGATATTACGAAAAGTATTATCAATGAGCTCAATTACACGTGGTTGGTTCGGCCAAAGGAAAACAATCAAAGCACAAAAAAATAGCTTATTGGGTATGCTCACGCTCTTTGAAGGCGATTCCCAAAAGGCGCAGAAACTATTAGCAGGATCAGCCGCGCATAGTGGTACCCCTGTCTTGACCTATATTGCCGCGGCGAAAGCTGCACAGCAGCAGAAAAAATATGATTTACGCGATGAGTATCTGCAACAAGCCAATGACGCAGAACAAACGAGCCAGCTCGCGGTAGGGCTCGTCTGGGCTAAATTACAAATAGAAGCGCAACAATTCCACCAAGCAGAAGAGACGCTGCAAGAGTTATCTCTTAAATACCCTAAAAATGGACGTATTCATGAACTCTATGCACAGCTCTACCCCGCACTGCATGAGTGGCAAAAATATATCGATTTAATCAACAACAAACGTAATGGTCTAACCTTTACTGATAGTGAATTTAGCGCAAGACAACTTGATGCTTACCAACAACTATTTAAACAGTTGGCAGCAGAAAATGCACAACAACTAAAAGAGTATTGGGATAACAATGCACCGCGCTGGATGCGTAAGGAATTGGACTATCAAAAGGCGGTCTTAGATGCTTTTCTTGAGGCAGGAGAAGATAAATTCGCCGAGCAATTCTTAATAATGAAACTCAATAAACAATTCTCATTACCACTACTTAGTTACTTAACAAAATTGGAAATTAATGATTATTACCCACTGATATTATTACTCGAGAAAAAACTTAAAAAAGAGCCGCACGCAGCTTTAATTCATAGCACCTTGGCAAGGTTAATGTTAAAAGAGAACAAAATTGGCGCAGCGATAGAACATTTAAAACAGAGTGTTGAGAGTGAGGCAAATATCGAGGAATTTGCGTTGCTAGCTAACTTACTAGAAGAGGATGGCCGTAATAGCGAAGCACAACAATATTATCGTCGTGGACTATCTATTGTCTTGTCATCTTAATGACATTTTTATATTATAAAATCCCATAAAAACAGGAGCTTAACTCCTGTTTTTTATATCACTTATGAGGTACAGAATATGACATCAATTCACCCATGTTTTCCTCTTCCGATTGAAAATAGCGCGGCAGAGCTACTACTCATGCCTTGCCCCGGAACAAAAGGAGTTCCATTACAGGAAACCCTAAAACAGTTAAAAACAAAAGAGAAGGTCGATGCGCTAATCACCTTAATGACCTCTGAAGAGCTATTAAAGAATCAATTGGTAGAGTTAGGCGGGTCGGTAAAAGAGCTAGGCATATCTTGGTTCCATCTGCCAATTACCGATGACCACGCACCTAGCGACGATTTTTTAACACTTTGGGAAACGGCAGGCCCGGCTATACACCGTTTACTAGAACAGGGTAAACGAGTTGCCATTCATTGCAAGGGCGGGACAGGGCGAACGGGACTCGTTGCTGCACAAATCCTAGTAGAGCGCGGCGAAAATTTGGAAAAAGTAATGACACGTATTAAAAAAAGACGACCGAACGCTTTTACACTCACTTGCCATCAAGACTATTTAAAATCGTTAGCCGAAAAATTACAATAAAATTTATTTGCAGGAAATTCACATATGACAATTAAAGTTGGTATCAATGGATTTGGCCGGATTGGCCGTTTAGTATTACGCGCCGCCTATGGATGGCCTGACGTTGAATTTATACAAATTAATGATTGTGCTGGCGATACCGCGACGCTTGCTCATCTGCTTGAATTTGACTCCATTCAAGGACGTTGGCACGAACAAGTAACCGTTGATCAAAACAATATATTAATTGGTGACCATAAAATAGCCTGTACACAGGAAAAACTTATCGCTGCCGTCGATTGGTCCGCCTGTGATGTTGTTATTGAAGCAACGGGTGTGCATCGTGATGCCAATCTTCTGCAAGTTTATTTAGACCAAGGTGTAAAACGTGTTGTTGTTTCTGCGCCAGTCAAAGCGGACTCTATTGCGAACATCGTTGTGGGTGTCAATGATGCGATTTATGATGCCAGTAAGCATCAAATTGTTACTGCGGCATCCTGCACAACCAATTGCCTTGCACCTGTTATTAAAGTGATTAATGAAAAACTTGGCATTGAACAGGTCTGTTTTACCACGATTCACGATTTAACCAATACGCAAACCATCTTAGATGCACCGCACAAAGATCTACGTCGAGCACGAGCCTGTGGAATGAGCCTCATTCCAACCACAACAGGTTCGGCGAAGGCCATTGTTGAAATTTTTCCAGAGCTTAAAGACCGTATTAATGGTCATGCCGTTCGCGTACCCTTAGCCAATGCCTCATTAACCGACATTGTTATCGACGTAAGCCGTGATACCGACGTCGCAGAGGTCAATGCTTTACTGAAAAGTGCAGCAGAGAATGAGCTGAAAGGTATCCTTGGTTATGAAGAAAAGCCATTAGTATCTATCGATTACCGTGGCGATCAACGATCAACTATCGTCGATGCCTTATCCACCATGGTAGTGGGTTCACGGATGGTGAAAATTTATGCTTGGTATGACAATGAAATGGGGTATGCAACGCGCACCGCTGAGTTAATGCGTATCGTTGGGTTGTCAGATAAATAATGCTAAATAAACTCTCTGTTGAATTAAAACAATACTTAATTATCACCACTAACTATTGGGCGTTTACCTTAACGGACGGCGCCCTGAGAATGTTGGTCGTTTTGTATTTTCATCAGTTGGGTTATAGCGCCTTAGAAGTCGCCTTTCTGTTTCTGTTTTACGAGTTTTTTGGTGTCGTCACCAACTTGTTAGGCGGATGGTTAGGCGCACGCTTAGGTTTAAATAAAACCATGAATATTGGCCTGTTAATGCAGGTCATTGCGCTGTTGATGCTCGCCCTACCCAATGATTGGTTAATCATTCCTTGGGTTATGTTAGCTCAAGCCCTCTCTGGTATTGCCAAAGACCTTAACAAAATGAGCGCCAAAAGTGCCATAAAACTTCTGGTTAAAGATGAACAACAGGGTACGCTTTATAAGTGGGTAGCCATTTTAACGGGCTCAAAAAACACTCTAAAAGGGGTGGGATTTTTTCTTGGTGGTTTATTACTGACTTTAGTTGGTTTTCAAAGTGCCATGCTATTAATGGCGGCCATGATCTTTATTGTCTATAGCGCAAGTATGCTGTTACTTAAAAAAGAGCTAGGCAAAGCAAGTCGAAAAATAAAATTCACCGAGCTATTTTCCAAAAGTCGTCCTATTAATATTCTCTCAGCGGCAAGGCTGTTTTTATTTGCCTCTCGTGATGTTTGGTTTGTTGTCGCACTACCTGTTTACCTGAGTGAGACGCTAGACTGGACACCGTGGAGTGTGGGTGGCTTAATGGCACTGTGGGTTATCATCTATGGCGGCATTCAATCAATTGCACCTTATTTTACTGGTAAACGTTCGGGCAAAGTCCCAGCGGGAAAAACAGCCGTTATCTGGGCAACTACACTAGCAATGACCCCACTATTAGTTATCGCCTCTTTACAAGGGGGTAGTGATTGGTTTATTGCCGGGCTATTTTTATTTGGTGCGTTATTTGCTATTAACTCATCATTACATAGTTATTTAATCGTCAGTTATGCGCAACGTGATGCCGTATCACTGGATATAGGCTTTTATTATATGGCTAATGCACTCGGACGATTAATTGGTACACTTCTCTCTGGGTGGGTCTTTGTTAGTTTTGGCTTATCAGCTTGTCTGCTGGTATCGGCACTTTTTATTGTCACTGCTGCCTTGATCTCTTTGTTACTACCGCAGCAGGCGCAGCCATCTTAATATTGCATAATGATGGTTAATGGGTATATATTGTGCGCCCGCAAATAATTCCTTTTATTGAGATTTTTTATGTTGTTGCTGATCAGCCTATTCGCACTATTTCTTGGCCCAATTACTTACCGCATATTACAGCGTCAATCGGGTTGGATAGACCTGGTTGATGCATTTATATTTGTGACCATCTCCGGTTTAGTCTTATTCCACATTCTTCCAGAGTTATTACACAGTGGTGGTTTAATTGTATTAGTATTAATGGCTTTGGGCATATTAGCACCGAGTTGGATAGAAAAATATTTTCATAAAGCCGCGCATCAAGCACATCAAACAACATTATTTCTGGGTATTTTAGGGCTAATATTGCACGCTAGCATTGATGGTTCAGTGCTTATTTTTGATCCGGATAATCACACCAGTTGGTTACTTGCCCTTGGAGTATTACTACATAGATTTCCCGTTGGCTTAACAATTTGGTGGTTATTACGCCCGCAATATGGCCGTGCACTGCCAATTTTCATTTTAACATGTATGTCCATTGCCACCTTGATTGGTGCCTATTATGCCGATTACTCTTTAGCACAACTAGACGGACAATGGCTAGCTTGGTTACAAGCTTTTGTCATGGGCTCGATTATGCATGTGGTCTTACATCGCCCCTATTTTCATGGGCATGGTCAAGAGACACCCCCATCCGAAAATAAATATGCAGCGGGAATTGGCAGCCTGATAGGTTTGTTAGTGTTAGGCTCCGTTTTATTACCACACTGGCTTGGCTATATTGAACATCATCACGACCATGGTGCTATTGCTACTACCGAAGCACATCATTACGACCATCAACATATCGAAGCAAGCAACGAAGCGCTGCATGATGATCACGACCATCAACATATCGCAACAAGCAACGAAGCGCTACATGATGATCACGACCATCAACATATCGCAACAAGCAACGAAGCGCTGCATGATGATCACGACCATCAACATATCGCAACAAGCAACGAAGCGCTGCATGATGATCACGACCATCAACATATCGCAACAAGCAACGAAGCGCTGCATGATGATCACGACCATCAACATATCGCAACAAGCAATGAAGCGTTGCATGATGATCATGACCATCAACATATCGCAGCAAGCAACGAAACGCTGCATGATGATCACGACCATCAACATATCGCAGTAAGCAACGAAACGCTGCATGATGATCAAGGCAACAAAATAGCAAATAGTGGTGATACCGATGAGCATCGTCAACATAATACAGCACTGACACTAATTAACTTCACCAATATCGCTATGCATAGTGCGCCAATGCTATTGTTGGCATATTTCCTCAGTGCCTTAATGCATTATTTTAAACCTAAGTTTTCGATATTACCGGTTCAAGACAGCCAAACATTCTTTGCTGACTCATTAAAGGGGGTTGCCTACGGTTTACCCCTGCCCATCTGTTCTCCTAGTGCAACTAAAATGCACCAACACCTACTTTCCATGGGGGCTAATCAAACCTTTGCCACTGCCTTTTTAATTGCCGCCCCCATTGTAGGATTTGATGCGCTGTTAATTTCGTGGCCATTACTAGGCGAGCAGTTATTACTCTTACGCATCGTTTTAGCCGCACTCTTTGCATTGCTAATTGCATGGGTCATAGGCCGTCATTTTAAATTACAACACACTACATCGGCAGCAAACACGAACCAATGTGAGCACTCAAGCTCACGATTTGTAAATGCTGTGAAGCAAGGTTATCAACACCAGTTAGATCATACAGCCCCATGGGTTTTATTAGGCTGGATGCTGGCAGCAACCCTCTCTGCAGCCTCTGTTTGGGACTTTTTTGGACAAGCTCTTTGGTTACAAGTAATAGTAATGATTGCCGTTGCATTTCCCTTTGCACTCTGTGCCACGGGCATCACACCTGTCATTGCAATGCTATTATTGGCAGGCTTATCACCGGGAGCTGCCATCGCCTTCTTTTTAATTGCACCAACAATCAGTATTGAGCTATTAAAAATGATTCGCCAGCAACAGGGGGTTTTTGCTGCAATGAGTTTAGCGATGCTAATGGTGGGAGGAGCATTTATTATCGGCCTAGGAATCAATCAATATATTGATACGATTTCGTTATCCTGGCTGCAACAGCAGGGCAATTACAGTTGGTGGCAAATTATCAGTTTATGCATTATCTTAACACTCTACTTAAGCTCATTACTGCGCCGTGGAGCACGTAGCTTTATTGCCGAATTAGTTCCTAAAAGCTTTATGAAGATACGTCATAAACACCATTAATCGGCTTAACACTTTTCGAGAGTATTAGAAATGATAAAGCCCCAATATTGGGGCTTTATTTCATTATTTCAGAAGCTAAATTTATGCGTTGTTATTTTTACGACGCAAACCGAATCCGATTAATCCGATACCAAATATAGCTAATGCAGAGGGAGCAGGTACTGCGGCTGCAATACTCTCTTTTGACATCACATCCCAATTTTGGCCATCATTTGTAAATCTCACTGTACTTGGTCCATTACAGCAGCTTTCCGCCCAGTATATTTCCAATAAATGGCTACCAACTGAGATATCAATATCATGTGCTTTCATAACATCGCTATTAGCCCAGTCTGTACTCCACCATAAATCATCGCTTCTATTTGTTAGTAAAAGCCCATCAAGATATAACGCAGCACCATAGTGTGCATCTAATCCAGCTTCAACACCCCAAGTCCCAGTCGCACCTATAGTAAAATCAACTGAAAAATGATTAATGGTATTATTTCCAGTTTTATAAAGCTCAAATGCATCGATAGCGTTCGTTGTAACCGTTGAACTTTGGCTATTCCAAGAGCTAATGAAATCACTGCTATCAATCATAGCTGCATTATCAATCGTTCTTGTTGCAACAGTCATTAGTGACGCAGAAGCATTAGCTGAAATTACCATCGTGGTGGCGAATATTGCGGTAGAGAATACTTTAGAGATATTCATTTATCTTCCTTGAGTTAATTATTTTAAACGTAACGAAGCCTTAAATTGCAAATATCAAGCCAATAAATAAAAACACTTAAATATCAACACAATATAGGCGAACATTAGAATTCAAAAACCATTAGTGTAATTTTTT
This window of the Psychromonas sp. MME1 genome carries:
- the hemC gene encoding hydroxymethylbilane synthase; its protein translation is MSGKIIRIATRHSPLAMWQANFVKAELQKFHPDLTVELLAMKTKGDKILDTPLAKVGGKGLFVKELEVAILEGRADIAVHSMKDVPVDFPEGLGLTVICKREDPRDAFVSNNYTCLEELPQGAIVGTSSLRRQCQLRAQRPDLQIKDLRGNVNTRLAKLDNGEYDAIILAAAGLIRLQMQARIASVIEPEQSLPAVGQGAVGIECRLDDAQTIALLQPLEDTVTRLRVSAERAMNLALQGGCQVPIGSYAILQGEQLFLRGLVGSVDGKEIIRKEITGHQDDAEQLGLTLAQQLLDSGAKQILADVYQQEM
- the sthA gene encoding Si-specific NAD(P)(+) transhydrogenase, giving the protein MSKLKDINIASYDYDAIVIGSGPGGEGATMKLAKAGLRVAVVEKYERIGGGCTHWGTIPSKALRHSVSQLIELKNNILFDDNYFQKKSFTFADALRHSEQVINKQVSMRSNFYKRNGCDIHFGSASFVDNHTLTITKHDGSSELISAKNIIIATGSRPYRPDDIDFTANNIYDSDTILSLNYQPKNIAIYGAGVIGCEYASIFRGLGVKTDLINTRDRLLSFLDTEMSDAISYHFRNSGIILRHDEEYESVTSTQNGVVISFKSGKKMKADCLLFANGRTGNTDNMNLQEIGLQPDGRGQLAINEHYQTSVDNIYAIGDVIGYPSLASAAYDQGRIAARVILTRAGQKKLIKDIPTGIYTIPEMSSVGKTEQMLTQQKVPYEVGRAQFKDLARSQILGSDVGSLKILFHRETKEILGIHCFGERAAEIIHIGQAIMEQQGEANTIEYFVNTTFNYPTMAEAYRVAALNGLNRLF
- the nudE gene encoding ADP compounds hydrolase NudE, whose translation is MKQSLPEILKCTLVASSRFFKIESLQLKFSNGVQREFERMQGQHQGAVLIVPFFDKETLLLIREYAAGTHSYQLGFPKGLIDQGETAEIAANRELKEEVGFATRSLTKLKKVSMAPSYFSSEMTLFMATDLYPEKLAGDEPEPLEVIKWPLNKVEELLMRDDFQEARSISALLLTLKKLQEES
- a CDS encoding uroporphyrinogen-III C-methyltransferase, with the translated sequence MTVNKDNITDGEAQQQTTTIATANSDMASGPTKNRLALALAGGALFLMLIMILAAGYFYQQNQTTVKQLQIQQSKFNEQLSQQQSEEEQALKSIQANFSTKVENIQAQLQQTKNENKIYKSDIQALQRSLSEKNVRHPNDWVLAEVEYLVSLAGRKIWLEHDIATAIALLLAADQRVVEMNDASLSGLRAALLEDINTLEALPKRDLDGLVLTLSNLERRINKLVITSISLPDATNNEDTVLSTDINDWQENISKSWTTFVENFIVVNKRDSKIEALLSPQQSWYLRESLRNNLSKAEFSVYREQQNIYDIALNNANKLLKNYFDLTDHATNQFYNAVQELTANKIAISYPDQLKSTALLANIIQQRAKKSLASSRITEGG
- a CDS encoding ArsJ-associated glyceraldehyde-3-phosphate dehydrogenase encodes the protein MTIKVGINGFGRIGRLVLRAAYGWPDVEFIQINDCAGDTATLAHLLEFDSIQGRWHEQVTVDQNNILIGDHKIACTQEKLIAAVDWSACDVVIEATGVHRDANLLQVYLDQGVKRVVVSAPVKADSIANIVVGVNDAIYDASKHQIVTAASCTTNCLAPVIKVINEKLGIEQVCFTTIHDLTNTQTILDAPHKDLRRARACGMSLIPTTTGSAKAIVEIFPELKDRINGHAVRVPLANASLTDIVIDVSRDTDVAEVNALLKSAAENELKGILGYEEKPLVSIDYRGDQRSTIVDALSTMVVGSRMVKIYAWYDNEMGYATRTAELMRIVGLSDK
- a CDS encoding uroporphyrinogen-III synthase encodes the protein MSTPRLLVTRFEPHATRLANILKEHGIFAHAQPLLTMAESTADIDTVVANNHDLIIAVSGNAVDYTDLALAGKPWPIATYLAVGNGTKTKLEQACKQNVIVPVQGFDSEGLLALPCLQNVTYQKVLILRGVGGRELLAERLMERGAFVNYFESYQRIALQLDALSLVKQWQQENLNGAIISSVELLQRLYDIVPEAARPWLKTLTIYAPSERILKYAMSMGWSSRKLLPSLVDEDILAYFTQDN
- a CDS encoding dual specificity protein phosphatase family protein: MTSIHPCFPLPIENSAAELLLMPCPGTKGVPLQETLKQLKTKEKVDALITLMTSEELLKNQLVELGGSVKELGISWFHLPITDDHAPSDDFLTLWETAGPAIHRLLEQGKRVAIHCKGGTGRTGLVAAQILVERGENLEKVMTRIKKRRPNAFTLTCHQDYLKSLAEKLQ
- a CDS encoding heme biosynthesis HemY N-terminal domain-containing protein, producing the protein MLRLFILILVLLGGLLIGPDLSDNKGYILISIDSYTTYETTLINAAMMAIIFYFLLLFAEWILRKVLSMSSITRGWFGQRKTIKAQKNSLLGMLTLFEGDSQKAQKLLAGSAAHSGTPVLTYIAAAKAAQQQKKYDLRDEYLQQANDAEQTSQLAVGLVWAKLQIEAQQFHQAEETLQELSLKYPKNGRIHELYAQLYPALHEWQKYIDLINNKRNGLTFTDSEFSARQLDAYQQLFKQLAAENAQQLKEYWDNNAPRWMRKELDYQKAVLDAFLEAGEDKFAEQFLIMKLNKQFSLPLLSYLTKLEINDYYPLILLLEKKLKKEPHAALIHSTLARLMLKENKIGAAIEHLKQSVESEANIEEFALLANLLEEDGRNSEAQQYYRRGLSIVLSS
- the arsJ gene encoding organoarsenical effux MFS transporter ArsJ, which translates into the protein MLNKLSVELKQYLIITTNYWAFTLTDGALRMLVVLYFHQLGYSALEVAFLFLFYEFFGVVTNLLGGWLGARLGLNKTMNIGLLMQVIALLMLALPNDWLIIPWVMLAQALSGIAKDLNKMSAKSAIKLLVKDEQQGTLYKWVAILTGSKNTLKGVGFFLGGLLLTLVGFQSAMLLMAAMIFIVYSASMLLLKKELGKASRKIKFTELFSKSRPINILSAARLFLFASRDVWFVVALPVYLSETLDWTPWSVGGLMALWVIIYGGIQSIAPYFTGKRSGKVPAGKTAVIWATTLAMTPLLVIASLQGGSDWFIAGLFLFGALFAINSSLHSYLIVSYAQRDAVSLDIGFYYMANALGRLIGTLLSGWVFVSFGLSACLLVSALFIVTAALISLLLPQQAQPS